In Triticum urartu cultivar G1812 chromosome 6, Tu2.1, whole genome shotgun sequence, the following proteins share a genomic window:
- the LOC125515962 gene encoding uncharacterized protein LOC125515962, translating into MEEALIPDDRTWYRFLPILAWIVADAEEARHTLEHAADELERAAAEANRIADLAHGGSDRAVLVLLRRDVHRVLNLERDRVADLRREAPDLAAAAEPGPPYRPNSGLLVNVGHGLELLLGTEPSEDAIHSFSLRWEDNRHVWYPEWLVGVRREVRHALRRLNRARAELEHVSLAVADFLAVATSPEGAATAVEACEATADGYATAAQHARRAVANLDNVLNILQGLRDDILDDPPPGRVRYFFGYVDNAAGDDAAAGD; encoded by the exons ATGGAGGAGGCGCTGATCCCCGACGACCGCACCTGGTACCGGTTCCTCCCCATCCTCGCGTGGATCGTCGCTGACGCTGAGGAGGCCCGCCACACGCTCGAGCATGCGGCGGATGAGCTCGAGCGCGCCGCCGCGGAGGCGAACCGCATCGCCGACCTGGCCCACGGGGGCTCCGACCGGGCGGTCCTGGTCCTCCTCCGCCGCGACGTCCACCGCGTCCTCAACCTCGAGCGCGACCGGGTCGCTGACCTCCGCCGCGAGGCGcccgacctcgccgccgccgccgagccggGGCCCCCCTATCGACCGAACTCTGGCCTTCTGGTCAACGTAGGCCACGGACTGGAGCTTCTTCTCGGCACCGAGCCTTCCGAGGATGCGATACACTCCTTCTCTCTGCGGTGGGAGGACAATCGTCACGTCTGGTATCCGGAGTGGCTCGTCGGCGTGAGGAGGGAGGTGAGGCACGCGCTCCGCAGGCTGAACCGCGCGCGAGCCGAGCTAGAGCATGTTTCCCTTGCAGTGGCCGATTTTCTTGCGGTGGCTACTTCGCCGGAGGGAGCTGCCACGGCCGTCGAGGCATGTGAGGCGACCGCCGATGGGTATGCCACCGCCGCTCAGCACGCCCGTCGGGCCGTGGCGAATCTGGACAACGTCCTCAACATCCTGCAAGGGCTGCGGGATGACATTCTTGATGATCCGCCACCGGGCCGCGTCAGATACTTCTTCGGCTACGTCGACAACGCAG CCGGAGACGACGCCGCAGCCGGAGACTGA